The following coding sequences are from one Haloarcula taiwanensis window:
- a CDS encoding protease — translation MLRPDTGLPSFSGGPLIPVATYFLVITVLAGLVTISPGASPPPILGMMWGVGLVALTAGALSIESVSPRSLFPPVRTFGPAIGVVAAFWGLYNLVALALALGGVSGFEASLSRTAAHPLLYLAALFSSLLFTAIPEEFLFRAYLQQKFTRLVGGTTVRAVLSGIGLAAALFALFHLPRWFLASGHGVSSALAGRLIGLTLMGLAYGSVYALTGNLWLVALFHASMNYPPLLVTVTVPSELHLVVSVLENTVMVSLVYLTLRLSGHDSTPFTASQRGMSASTGE, via the coding sequence ATGTTGCGCCCTGATACTGGCCTGCCGAGCTTCAGCGGCGGGCCGTTGATTCCCGTTGCAACGTACTTCCTTGTGATTACCGTCCTCGCCGGACTGGTGACCATCTCCCCCGGCGCATCGCCGCCCCCTATCTTGGGAATGATGTGGGGTGTCGGCCTCGTTGCACTCACGGCCGGTGCGCTCAGTATCGAGTCCGTCTCACCGCGCTCTCTGTTCCCGCCTGTTCGCACATTCGGTCCCGCCATTGGAGTCGTCGCCGCGTTCTGGGGACTGTACAACCTTGTTGCGCTCGCCCTCGCACTGGGTGGCGTCTCCGGGTTCGAAGCCTCACTGTCGAGAACCGCTGCCCACCCGCTGCTGTATCTCGCAGCGCTTTTCAGTTCGCTTCTGTTCACCGCTATCCCGGAAGAATTTCTCTTCCGTGCGTACCTGCAACAGAAATTCACAAGGCTGGTCGGCGGGACGACTGTGCGCGCGGTGCTGTCTGGCATCGGCCTCGCCGCGGCCCTGTTCGCCCTGTTTCACCTCCCGCGGTGGTTCCTCGCATCGGGGCACGGTGTTAGCTCGGCGCTCGCAGGCAGACTCATCGGATTGACGCTCATGGGGCTGGCCTACGGGAGCGTGTACGCATTGACGGGCAACCTCTGGCTCGTCGCGCTGTTCCACGCATCGATGAATTACCCGCCTCTCCTCGTCACGGTGACCGTCCCATCCGAGCTACATCTGGTGGTCAGTGTGCTCGAAAACACGGTCATGGTTTCGCTGGTCTACCTGACTCTCCGTCTGTCAGGGCACGACAGTACACCGTTTACAGCGTCACAGAGGGGGATGTCTGCCTCGACTGGGGAATAG
- a CDS encoding aldehyde dehydrogenase, whose product MNAVVYKGPKEVAVEEVDEPEIEHPNDVLIDITTSCICGSDLHMYEGRTAAEPGIVFGHENMGIVTEVGDAVSSLEAGDRVVAPFNVACGFCENCESGYTGFCTNVNPGFAGGAYGYVAMGPYKGGQAEKLRIPYADFNALKLPEGDGHEDAFSLLADIFPTGWHGTELANLEPGDSVAIYGAGPVGLMAAYSAKIKGAAEIYSIDRVPSRLELAEEHCDATPINFEEGDPVEQIKEQHGSGVDKGVDAVGYQAIDPDKEADDAYDPARENPAVVINNLIRTVKPTGELGIPGLYVPEDPGAPDDMAAQGRLGIDFGLLFEKGQALGTGQCNVKSYNRELRDLIIEGRADPSWVVSHRVDLEKAPEMYEAFDNREEGVTKVLLEP is encoded by the coding sequence ATGAACGCTGTTGTGTACAAGGGACCGAAGGAAGTGGCTGTCGAAGAAGTCGATGAACCAGAAATAGAGCATCCGAACGACGTACTCATCGACATCACGACGAGCTGTATCTGCGGGTCCGACCTCCACATGTACGAGGGGCGGACCGCGGCGGAGCCCGGTATCGTGTTCGGCCACGAGAACATGGGTATCGTCACCGAAGTCGGCGACGCCGTCTCCTCACTGGAAGCAGGCGACCGCGTCGTCGCACCGTTCAATGTCGCCTGTGGCTTCTGTGAGAACTGCGAGAGCGGGTACACGGGGTTCTGTACGAACGTCAATCCCGGCTTCGCTGGCGGAGCCTACGGGTACGTCGCCATGGGGCCGTACAAAGGCGGGCAGGCCGAGAAGCTCCGCATTCCCTACGCGGACTTCAACGCACTCAAACTCCCGGAAGGTGACGGGCACGAAGACGCGTTTTCGCTGCTCGCGGACATTTTCCCGACAGGCTGGCACGGGACAGAACTCGCCAACCTCGAACCGGGCGACTCCGTCGCCATCTACGGAGCCGGTCCGGTCGGGCTGATGGCCGCGTATAGTGCGAAGATCAAGGGTGCGGCCGAAATATACTCTATCGACCGCGTCCCGAGCCGGCTCGAACTGGCCGAGGAACACTGTGACGCGACACCGATCAACTTCGAGGAGGGCGATCCGGTCGAGCAGATCAAAGAGCAACACGGCAGCGGTGTCGACAAGGGTGTCGACGCCGTCGGGTACCAGGCCATCGACCCGGACAAGGAAGCCGACGACGCGTACGACCCCGCGCGGGAGAACCCGGCCGTGGTCATCAACAACCTCATCCGGACGGTGAAACCGACCGGCGAACTGGGAATTCCGGGACTCTACGTTCCTGAGGACCCGGGCGCTCCGGACGACATGGCCGCACAGGGTCGCCTCGGAATCGACTTCGGACTGCTCTTCGAGAAGGGGCAGGCCCTCGGGACCGGCCAGTGTAATGTCAAGTCCTACAACCGAGAGCTTCGCGACCTGATCATCGAAGGTCGCGCCGACCCCAGTTGGGTGGTTTCCCACCGTGTCGACCTCGAGAAGGCCCCCGAAATGTACGAGGCCTTCGACAACCGAGAAGAGGGCGTCACCAAGGTGCTGCTGGAGCCCTGA
- a CDS encoding cobalamin biosynthesis protein CobW, giving the protein MSTDSDSIPMTVISGPLGAGKTTLVNRLLSEPGDRRIAVVVNDMGEINVDAELLANEADTGEEGVVDLSNGCICCRLQDDLVTEVTRLAEERSFDYLVVEASGISEPIPIARTLTVGPDGGDPPEGFHLDTTVSVVDAYGFWKAFDPEESLPDTAPDPERPLTEVLVDQIEFCDVLLLNKCDMVPDDALESVEAAIRTLQPRASIHRTTYSNVDPDDVLGTGRFDFEEARREQGWKQALAGAEGAESHADHEHDDEMSAAAAHGVESLIYRRDTPFHPGRFNDWLDDWDGAIVRAKGFAWVASRPETVLGVSQAGPSVQAGPIGEWGNDDPSTRLVFIGQEMDGDALIGELDDCLATDKERTEPFASDPFPREG; this is encoded by the coding sequence ATGTCTACAGACTCGGATTCGATTCCGATGACGGTCATCAGCGGCCCCCTCGGCGCTGGGAAGACGACACTGGTCAACAGGCTGCTGAGCGAGCCCGGCGACAGGCGCATCGCCGTCGTCGTCAACGACATGGGGGAGATAAACGTCGACGCCGAGCTTCTCGCGAACGAGGCGGATACGGGCGAGGAGGGCGTCGTAGACCTCTCGAATGGGTGTATCTGTTGCCGACTGCAGGATGACCTCGTCACCGAGGTGACGCGACTTGCCGAAGAACGGTCGTTCGACTACCTAGTCGTCGAGGCCTCCGGCATCAGCGAGCCGATCCCCATCGCAAGAACGCTGACCGTCGGGCCGGACGGGGGCGACCCCCCGGAGGGGTTCCATCTGGATACGACGGTCTCGGTCGTCGACGCCTACGGGTTCTGGAAAGCGTTCGACCCCGAGGAATCGCTTCCGGACACTGCACCCGATCCCGAGCGGCCGCTCACCGAGGTGCTGGTCGACCAGATAGAGTTCTGTGACGTGCTCCTTCTGAACAAGTGTGACATGGTCCCCGACGACGCGCTTGAATCCGTGGAGGCCGCGATCAGAACGCTCCAGCCCCGGGCGTCCATCCATCGAACCACATACAGCAACGTCGACCCCGACGACGTGCTCGGGACCGGACGATTTGATTTCGAGGAGGCCAGACGAGAGCAGGGCTGGAAACAGGCATTAGCCGGGGCGGAGGGTGCAGAGAGCCATGCCGACCACGAACACGACGACGAGATGTCGGCCGCAGCGGCCCACGGCGTCGAGTCGCTCATCTATCGGCGAGACACACCGTTTCACCCCGGTCGGTTCAATGACTGGCTCGACGACTGGGACGGTGCTATCGTCCGCGCCAAGGGGTTTGCGTGGGTCGCCAGCAGGCCAGAGACGGTGCTGGGCGTGAGTCAGGCCGGCCCGTCTGTTCAGGCGGGACCCATCGGCGAGTGGGGCAACGACGACCCGTCCACGCGGCTCGTCTTCATCGGGCAGGAGATGGACGGGGATGCACTCATCGGTGAACTTGACGACTGTCTGGCCACGGACAAAGAGCGAACGGAACCCTTTGCCAGCGATCCGTTCCCGCGGGAAGGGTGA
- a CDS encoding creatininase — protein sequence MNLQTETWTDVADVETNLALLPVGSTEQHGPHAPLGTDTLDAEAVAERGAERYDNPVVVAPAVPVGVAEEHRAFSGTLWTTESTFRSYVRDIVGSLASHGWDRVVLVNGHGGNIDALREVSGRITRHDEAFAVPFTWFNAVGDHSADMGHGGPLETSLLQHTNPETVHEDRLDQAADGGSDRWGEWQSGVNLAFDSDEFTENGVVGDPREGSAGRGETLLELATESLVDLLDEIADRPVGPRE from the coding sequence ATGAACCTACAGACGGAGACCTGGACTGATGTGGCGGATGTGGAGACGAATCTGGCGCTGCTTCCTGTCGGGAGTACAGAACAACACGGGCCACACGCCCCGCTCGGGACGGACACGCTCGACGCCGAGGCGGTCGCCGAACGCGGTGCCGAGCGCTACGACAACCCAGTCGTCGTCGCACCGGCAGTTCCCGTCGGTGTCGCCGAGGAGCATCGGGCCTTTTCAGGGACGCTATGGACCACCGAATCGACGTTCCGGTCCTACGTCCGGGACATCGTCGGGAGCCTCGCCAGCCACGGCTGGGACCGCGTGGTGCTGGTCAACGGCCACGGCGGCAACATCGACGCATTGCGTGAAGTGTCGGGTCGGATAACCCGCCACGACGAGGCCTTCGCTGTCCCGTTCACGTGGTTCAACGCGGTCGGCGACCACAGCGCCGACATGGGCCACGGTGGACCGCTGGAAACCTCGCTGCTCCAGCACACGAACCCGGAGACTGTCCACGAGGATCGGCTGGACCAGGCCGCAGACGGCGGCAGCGACCGCTGGGGAGAGTGGCAAAGCGGCGTCAATCTCGCGTTCGATTCCGACGAGTTCACGGAGAACGGCGTCGTCGGCGACCCGCGCGAGGGCAGCGCCGGCCGCGGGGAGACGCTGCTGGAACTGGCCACAGAGTCGCTCGTCGACCTCCTTGACGAAATCGCGGACCGACCTGTTGGACCGCGTGAGTAA